A section of the Chlorocebus sabaeus isolate Y175 chromosome 17, mChlSab1.0.hap1, whole genome shotgun sequence genome encodes:
- the LOC119622885 gene encoding LOW QUALITY PROTEIN: ubiquitin carboxyl-terminal hydrolase 17 (The sequence of the model RefSeq protein was modified relative to this genomic sequence to represent the inferred CDS: substituted 1 base at 1 genomic stop codon): MARHLKTLSEEIASFCNVWSQQKKLVILAPGDMEADSLHLGGEWQFNRFSKLISSRPDAAFAEIQQTSLPEKSPLSSETQVNLCDDLAPVARQPAPRKKLPLSSRRPAVVGAGLQNMGNTCYLNASLQCLTYTPPLANYMLSQEHSQLCQRHKCCMLCTMEAHITRALHCPGHVIQPSQALAAGFHXGKQEDAHEFLMFIVDAMKKACLPGHKQVDHDSEDTTLIHQIFGGCWRSQIKCLHCQGVSDTFDPYLDIALDIQAAQSVKQALEQLVKPEELNGENAYHCGLCLQKAPASKTFTLHTSAKVLILVLKRFSDVTGNKLAKNVQYPECLDMQPYMSQQNTGPLVYVLYAVLVHAGWSCHNGHYLSYVKAPGGQWYKMDDTKVTACSIASVLSQQAYVLFYIQKSELERCSESVSISREPGALGAEHKDRRATQGELQREPCLQVPDLEEHLVERATQESTLDHWKFLQEQNKTKPDFNVRKVECTLPPNVLVIHPSKYKSGMNNHHPEQQSSLLNLSSRNLTPQESMNTDTLTSLQGRTRRSKGRNKHSKRALFVCQ; this comes from the coding sequence ATGGCGCGTCATTTGAAGACTCTCTCGGAAGAGATAGCGTCTTTCTGCAACGTGTGGTCCCAGCAGAAAAAGCTTGTGATCCTTGCTCCTGGCGACATGGAGGCCGATTCACTCCACTTGGGAGGTGAGTGGCAGTTCAACCGCTTTTCAAAACTCATATCTTCTCGGCCAGATGCAGCTTTTGCTGAAATTCAGCAGACTTCTCTACCTGAGAAGTCACCACTGTCATCTGAGACCCAAGTCAACCTCTGTGATGATTTGGCTCCTGTGGCAAGACAGCCTGCCCCCAGAAAGAAGCTTCCTCTCAGTAGCAGGAGACCTGCTgtggtgggggctgggctccAGAATATGGGAAATACTTGCTACTTGAATGCTTCCCTGCAGTGCCTGACATACACACCACCCCTTGCCAACTACATGCTGTCGCAGGAGCACTCTCAACTTTGTCAGCGTCACAAGTGCTGCATGCTGTGTACGATGGAAGCTCACATTACACGGGCCCTCCACTGTCCTGGCCACGTCATCCAGCCCTCACAGGCATTGGCTGCTGGCTTCCATTGAGGCAAGCAGGAAGATGCCCATGAGTTTCTGATGTTTATTGTGGATGCGATGAAAAAGGCATGCCTTCCCGGGCACAAGCAGGTAGATCATGACTCTGAGGACACCACCCTCATCCACCAGATATTTGGAGGCTGCTGGAGATCTCAAATCAAGTGTCTCCACTGCCAGGGCGTTTCGGACACCTTTGACCCTTACCTGGACATCgccctggatatccaggcagctCAGAGTGTGAAGCAAGCTTTGGAACAGTTGGTGAAGCCCGAAGAACTCAATGGAGAAAATGCCTATCATTGTGGTCTTTGTCTCCAGAAGGCGCCTGCCTCCAAGACGTTCACTCTACACACTTCTGCCAAGGTCCTCATCCTTGTATTGAAGAGATTCTCCGATGTCACAGGCAACAAACTTGCCAAGAATGTGCAATACCCTGAGTGCCTTGACATGCAGCCATACATGTCTCAGCAGAACACAGGACCTCTAGTCTATGTCCTCTATGCTGTGCTGGTCCACGCTGGGTGGAGTTGTCACAACGGACATTACCTCTCTTATGTCAAAGCTCCAGGAGGCCAGTGGTATAAAATGGATGACACCAAGGTCACTGCCTGTAGCATCGCTTCTGTCCTGAGTCAACAGGCCTATGTCCTCTTTTACATCCAGAAGAGTGAACTGGAAAGATGCAGTGAGAGTGTGTCAATAAGCAGGGAACCAGGAGCCCTTGGCGCTGAACACAAAGACAGGCGAGCAACGCAAGGAGAGCTCCAGAGAGAACCCTGCCTCCAGGTACCCGACTTGGAGGAGCACTTAGTGGAAAGAGCCACTCAGGAAAGCACCTTAGACCACTGGAAGTTCctccaagagcaaaacaaaaccaagcctgACTTCAACGTCAGAAAAGTCGAATGTACCCTGCCTCCCAACGTGCTTGTGATTCATCCATCAAAATACAAGAGTGGGATGAACAACCATCATCCTGAACAGCAAAGCTCCCTGCTGAACCTCTCTTCAAGGAACCTGACACCTCAGGAGTCCATGAACACTGACACACTCACTTCTCTGCAAGGGAGGACCAGGAGATCCAAAGGGAGGAACAAACACAGCAAGAGGGCTCTGTTTGTGTGCCAGTGA